In Lepus europaeus isolate LE1 chromosome 8, mLepTim1.pri, whole genome shotgun sequence, a single genomic region encodes these proteins:
- the LOC133765421 gene encoding uncharacterized protein LOC133765421: protein MATQSKGASRPPPPQRPGHPLLSVQTTPSSASRARLSSASRSPPPQHPGHPLLSVQTTPLLSIQTTPLLKAQTTPLLKAQTMPFLKAKTAPLLSIQTTPSSASRPPPPQRPGHPLLSVQTTPSSASRLPPPQRPEHASPQRPDHPLLSIQTTPSSASRSPPPQRPDHPLLSIQTTPLLKAQTTPLLKAKTAPLLSIQTTPLPSIQTTPSSASRPPPPQRPDHPLLSVQATPSSASRPPPPQRPDHPLLSVQTTPSSASRPPPPQRPDHPLLSVQSMPLLSVQATPLLSIQTTPSSASRPPPPQRPDHPLLSVQATPSSASRPPPPQRPGHASPQHPDHPLLSVQSTPLLSIQVTPSSASRSPPPQRPDHPLLSIQTTPLLKAQTTPLLKAQTMPFLKAKTTPSSASRPPPPQRPDHPLLSVQSTPLLSVQRPDHPLLSIQTTPLLKAQTTPLLKAKTAPLLSIQTTPLPSIQTTPSSASRPPPPQRPDHPLLSVQATPSSASRPPPPQRPDHPLLSVQAQTTPLLKAQTMPFLKAKTAPLLSIQTMPLLKAKTTPLPSIPAPESSRPETLAPNLTTLGNQ from the exons ATGGCAACACAGAGCAAAGGAG CGTCCAGACCACCCCCTCCTCAGCGTCCAGGCCACCCCCTCCTCAGCGTCCAGACCACCCCCTCCTCAGCGTCCAGAGCACGCCTCTCCTCAGCATCCAGGTCACCCCCTCCTCAGCATCCAGGTCACCCCCTCCTCAGCGTCCAGACCACGCCCCTCCTCAGCATCCAGACCACGCCCCTCCTCAAGGCTCAGACCACGCCCCTCCTCAAGGCTCAGACCATGCCCTTCCTCAAGGCTAAGACCGCGCCCCTCCTCAGCATCCAGACCACCCCCTCCTCAGCGTCCAGACCACCCCCTCCTCAGCGTCCAGGCCACCCCCTCCTCAGCGTCCAGACCACCCCCTCCTCAGCGTCCAGACTACCCCCTCCTCAGCGTCCAGAGCACGCCTCTCCTCAGCGTCCAGACCACCCCCTCCTCAGCATCCAGACCACCCCCTCCTCAGCATCCAGGTCACCCCCTCCTCAGCGTCCAGACCACCCCCTCCTCAGCATCCAGACCACGCCCCTCCTCAAGGCTCAGACCACGCCCCTCCTCAAGGCTAAGACCGCGCCCCTCCTCAGCATCCAGACCACACCCCTCCCCAGCATCCAGACCACCCCCTCCTCAGCATCCAGACCACCCCCTCCTCAGCGTCCAGACCACCCCCTCCTCAGCGTCCAGGCCACCCCCTCCTCAGCGTCCAGACCACCCCCTCCTCAGCGTCCAGACCACCCCCTCCTCAGCGTCCAGACCACCCCCTCCTCAGCGTCCAGACCACCCCCTCCTCAGCGTCCAGACCACCCCCTCCTCAGCGTCCAGAGCATGCCTCTCCTCAGCGTCCAGGCCACGCCTCTCCTCAGCATCCAGACCACCCCCTCCTCAGCGTCCAGACCACCCCCTCCTCAGCGTCCAGACCACCCCCTCCTCAGCGTCCAGGCCACCCCCTCCTCAGCGTCCAGACCACCCCCTCCTCAGCGTCCAGGCCACGCCTCTCCTCAGCATCCAGACCACCCCCTCCTCAGCGTCCAGAGCACGCCTCTCCTCAGCATCCAGGTCACCCCCTCCTCAGCATCCAGGTCACCCCCTCCTCAGCGTCCAGACCACCCCCTCCTCAGCATCCAGACCACGCCCCTCCTCAAGGCTCAGACCACGCCCCTCCTCAAGGCTCAGACCATGCCCTTCCTCAAGGCTAAGACCACCCCCTCCTCAGCATCCAGACCACCCCCTCCTCAGCGTCCAGACCACCCCCTCCTCAGCGTCCAGAGCACGCCTCTCCTCAGCGTCCAG CGTCCAGACCACCCCCTCCTCAGCATCCAGACCACGCCCCTCCTCAAGGCTCAGACCACGCCCCTCCTCAAGGCTAAGACCGCGCCCCTCCTCAGCATCCAGACCACACCCCTCCCCAGCATCCAGACCACCCCCTCCTCAGCATCCAGACCACCCCCTCCTCAGCGACCAGACCACCCCCTCCTCAGCGTCCAGGCCACCCCCTCCTCAGCGTCCAGACCACCCCCTCCTCAGCGTCCAGACCACCCCCTCCTCAGCGTCCAG GCTCAGACCACGCCCCTCCTCAAGGCTCAGACCATGCCCTTCCTCAAGGCTAAGACCGCGCCCCTCCTCAGCATCCAGACCATGCCCCTCCTCAAGGCTAAGACCACACCCCTCCCCAGCAtcccagctcctgagtccagccgACCAG AGACATTAGCCCCAAACCTGACCACGCTAGGGAACCAGTGA